The genomic interval TGAAGATGCCGTAGGTCACCAGGCCGGGCAGCGATAGCGGCAAGGCCAGGCGCACCAGCTGGGTCCAGTAACTCGCCCCGTCGATCCGTGCGGCGTCAAAGAGGTCGTTGGGCAGGGAGAGGTAAAACTGCCGCAACAAGAAGATCCCAAACACCGAAGCCAGCCAGGGCACGATCAGGGCATAGTAGGTGTTGATCCACCCCAACCTCGAGAGCAAGATGTAGTTAGGGATCAACAGCACCTCACCGGGGATCATCAAAGTCGCCAGGATCAAAAGCCACACCACGCCCTTGCCGGGAAAGGCAATACGCGCCAGGGCAAAAGCGGCCATCGCCGCCAGCAGAAGCCCCACCAGCACCTGGGTTCCTGCGGTGAAGAAGCTGTTGAAAAAATACCGCCCGAAGGGAGCCGCGCTCCAGGCCTCGCGGTAGTTGTGGAAGATGTACCCCAGGGCTCCCGGGGCCACGTTGACCCACTCCAGCCGCCAGTCATCCCCGCTCGAGCGCACCGCGTCGGGGGGCAGCTCGGGCCGGTAGCCGGGGTAGCTTTTGGAGATCGACACCACCACCGGCAGCAGACGAAAGGACTGGCTCGAGGTGTTGGTGAACGAGATCTCCCAGTAACCCTCGGCGTAGCGGGTACGGATTGAGGTGCCCTCGGCCCGGGGGTCGGAGAAGGCCCCCAGGGCGGTGGGGATGCTCACCTGGGGTTTTTGTCCTTGTACCCCGGTGTAGATCCGCAAGATGACCGTCCGACCGGCCCCATATCCCCCCCAGAGAGCGCTGCCGCCCTGGGCCCCCAGCCGGGCGGCGGCCCTCCAGTTGGCCGGCTTGAGCCGCTCGGGAATCCAGATGGGTTGGGTTTGTTGGGCCTCCTGCGGGCTTTTGAGGCTGGTCACCAGCATCCAGTAAAAGGGAAAGGCCATCACCACCGCGCCTGCAGATAAAACCGCATAGACCAGAAAGCGCGCCAAGACAGCGCGGAATTCAAGCCTCATACGTCACCCGCCGCTCCAGGACGCGCTGCTGCACTACCGTCAGGGCCAATATAACCGCGAATACCACCACCGCGATGGCGCTGGCGTAGGAGAAATCCGAGTCACGAAACCCTTTGTTATACAGGTACAAAGCGATGGTCAGGGTGTCCTGCAAAACCCCTCCGGTGGGCGTCATGATGAGCACTTGGGTAAAGACTTGGAAAGCGCCGATCAACCCCAAGGTGGCCAGGAAAAAGGTGGTAGGGGAGA from Meiothermus sp. Pnk-1 carries:
- a CDS encoding carbohydrate ABC transporter permease; its protein translation is MRLEFRAVLARFLVYAVLSAGAVVMAFPFYWMLVTSLKSPQEAQQTQPIWIPERLKPANWRAAARLGAQGGSALWGGYGAGRTVILRIYTGVQGQKPQVSIPTALGAFSDPRAEGTSIRTRYAEGYWEISFTNTSSQSFRLLPVVVSISKSYPGYRPELPPDAVRSSGDDWRLEWVNVAPGALGYIFHNYREAWSAAPFGRYFFNSFFTAGTQVLVGLLLAAMAAFALARIAFPGKGVVWLLILATLMIPGEVLLIPNYILLSRLGWINTYYALIVPWLASVFGIFLLRQFYLSLPNDLFDAARIDGASYWTQLVRLALPLSLPGLVTYGIFTFLGAYNALLWPLIVTDKPEMYTIQRGLQVFIGEAGSDYGALMAASTLSILPIVVGYFFAQKQFVQGVARSGIK